A region of Lycium barbarum isolate Lr01 chromosome 3, ASM1917538v2, whole genome shotgun sequence DNA encodes the following proteins:
- the LOC132631440 gene encoding uncharacterized protein LOC132631440, with translation MRRFNPKWFQEYPDWLEYSVSNDTAYCLYCYLFKDSNIHQGGGDVFSTIGFKSWNKKKSLWIHVGKPNNIHNQAKKRCEYLSRQQQSIKSAFGRGQSDQFKQEYGLRLTASIDVVRLLVNQGFAFRGHDESKSSLNKGNFLEILSWYAKHCDKIHDYVLEHAPQNDRMTSPMIQKDIVTACKIETIKAIIEELNGDYFALLVDESFDVSRKEQMAVVLRYVDRKGFVMERLIDIVHVQDTSALSLKSAIVNLLSQHSLSLSYVRGQELGLIRAGDTRWGSHYKSFCNFILMFGSITDVLDALVVDAYSPDESAKATGYLEACQTFKIAFMLHLMRDILGITDELNKSLQKKEQDIANAMLLVEVAKRRLQSLREDAWDELIDKVSTFCIKYNILIPNFDEPYVNSGRLRRKPADHTVLHHYRYDVFYKIIDWQLQELNDRFNEVTTDLLHGVACLNPVDSFSSFNIKKIMRMAELYPDDFDEFSRGALENQLATYIIDVRDIDERFANMNGICDVSKKLVQTKKHLNFPLVFRLVKFSLLLPVATASVERAFSAMKFIKNDLRNRMNDGLLSGCLVPYVEKDVFINISNDAIVKTFQEMKPRKLDDEGYDQTVGGGQWKIIRGSMVVARGYKMCDLYLFQGFICSDSIAGYSASEKSSKDSTDQVDNEDSDHVQNDQRDFVDAPVEDDVVGQQPGAIDAPESSSEDLLERKCVFRVKYEDGNPVPRYKAKLVVKGFNQKKGVDFDEIFSSIVKMLSIQFTKWKRPPLGWIKVNTDGNRFGDGIIGAGGIVRDHEGNMVMAFA, from the exons ATGCGCCGTTTTAATCCTAAATGGTTTCAGGAATATCCTGATTGGTTGGAGTATAGCGTAAGTAATGATACAGCATATTGTTTGTATTGTTATTTATTTAAAGATAGTAACATTCATCAAGGTGGAGGTGATGTATTTTCGACCATTGGGTTTAAGAGTTGGAATAAAAAGAAAAGTTTGTGGATACACGTTGGTAAGCCAAATAACATTCATAATCAGGCAAAAAAAAGATGTGAATATCTAAGTCGACAACAACAGTCTATTAAATCTGCATTTGGGAGGGGGCAATCTGATCAATTTAAGCAGGAGTACGGGCTTCGCTTAACTGCTTCAATTGATGTAGTAAGACTTCTTGTGAATCAAGGATTTGCATTTCGGGGTCATGATGAGTCTAAATCATCACTTAATAAgggtaattttcttgaaattctcTCATGGTATGCGAAACATTGTGATAAAATTCATGATTATGTATTGGAACATGCTCCTCAGAATGACCGAATGACCTCTCCAATGATTCAAAAAGATATTGTGACTGCATGTAAGATAGAGACCATCAAAGCTATCATTGAGGAATTAAATGGTGACTACTTTGCCTTATTAGTTGATGAATCTTTTGATGTGTCACGTAAGGAGCAAATGGCTGTGGTTTTACGATATGTTGATCGAAAGGGATTTGTGATGGAGCGATTGATTGATATTGTACATGTTCAAGATACTAGTGCTTTATCTCTAAAGAGTGCAATTGTCAATTTACTTTCTCAACATTCATTGAGTCTATCTTATGTGCGCGGGCAAGAACTTGGTCTTATAAGAGCTGGTGATACTCGTTGGGGATCTCACTATAAATCCTTTTGTAATTTTATTCTTATGTTTGGCTCTATTACTGATGTTCTTGATGCACTTGTTGTTGATGCATATTCTCCAGATGAAAGTGCTAAGGCAACAGGATATCTTGAAGCTTGTCAAACATTTAAGATTGCTTTTATGTTGCATTTGATGAGAGATATCTTAGGAATCACAGATGAGCTTAATAAATCATTACAAAAGAAAGAACAGGATATTGCAAATGCTATGCTGCTCGTTGAAGTAGCAAAGAGAAGGTTGCAATCGTTGAGGGAGGATGCCTGGGATGAGCTTATTGATAAGGTATCGACATTTTGTATCAAGTATAACATTTTGATACCCAATTTTGATGAGCCTTATGTTAACTCTGGAAGATTACGACGTAAACCTGCTGATCATACAGTCTTACATCATTATCGTTATGATGTGTTCTATAAAATTATTGATTGGCAACTTCAAGAACTCAATGATCGTTTTAACGAGGTGACTACTGATTTGCTTCATGGAGTTGCTTGTTTGAATCCAGTTGACTCATTTTCTAGTTTTAACATCAAGAAGATAATGAGAATGGCTGAATTATATCCTGATGATTTTGATGAATTTAGTAGGGGTGCTCTTGAGAATCAGCTTGCGACATACATTATTGATGTCCGTGATATTGATGAAAGGTTCGCCAATATGAATGGTATTTGTGATGTCTCAAAAAAACTAGTTCAAACGAAGAAGCACTTAAACTTTCCTCTTGTATTCCGCTTGGTGAAATTTTCTTTGCTTCTACCAGTTGCCACTGCATCCGTTGAAAGAGCGTTTTCGGCAATGAAGTTTATTAAGAATGACCTGCGGAATCGGATGAATGACGGACTTTTGAGCGGCTGCTTAGTTCCTTATGTAGAAAAAGATGTATTTATTAATATTTCTAATGATGCTATTGTAAAAACATTTCAAGAGATGAAACCTC GAAAGCTTGACGATGAGGGTTATGATCAAACTGTTGGTGGTGGCCAGTGGAAGATAATTAGAGGTTCAATGGTTGTGGCTCGAGGTTACAAGATGTgtgacttgtacttatttcagggTTTCATTTGTAGTGACTCG atAGCAGGGTATTCAGCATCAGAAAAATCCTCCAAAGACTCCACAG atcaagttgataatgaagatagtgaTCACGTTCAGAATGATCAACGTGATTTTGttgatgctccagtggaagatgatGTGGTTGGCCAGCAACCAGGTGCTATTGATGCTCCAGAGAGTTCctcagaagatctattagagagaaa GTGCGTTTTTAGGGTAAAATATGAAGATGGTAACCCAGTTCCACGGTACAAGGCTAAATTGGTTGTCAAGGGCTTTAATCAGAAAaagggagttgattttgatgaaatctttTCTTCAATTGTGAAGATGTTATCCATTCAG